A stretch of Acidobacteriota bacterium DNA encodes these proteins:
- a CDS encoding glycosyl hydrolase produces the protein MTQRLLLLLVLCGAAVTVSAQAPPQVASPTADDLNAFFKPVKWRSIGPFRGGRSVASTGVPGDPKTYYMGTTGGGLWKTDDMGISWRNVSDGFFKTGSVGAVAVAESDVNVVYVGMGEHAVRGVMTHHGDGVYRSTDAGKTWKHMGLAETQHISRIIVHPKNPDIVYVAAQGALYSSSKQRGVFKSTDGGTTWKNVLFVDERTGSSELSMDATNPRIMYAAMWEYGRLPWKVISGGPGGGLYKSIDSGETWERMKEGLPEEMGKMAIAVSRSNPEKVYALIESDSNKDERGLYVSTNAGKSWSKVSGDSRLVQRAWYYIELFIDPKNENTIYVLSAPMLRSDDGGKTWTVMSAPHGDYHDLWINPQNPDNFVVSNDGGASITFDRGKSWGVQSNMPTAQFYRINVDNQFPYRIYAGQQDNSSVSIASREFGAGGITAAGWTSSAGGESAFLAFDPDNPRFVLGGSYQGTIEVLDTKASAGTNVMAAPIQYLGMDARDMKYRYNWNAPIIWSKHEPNTYYHGAQFLLKTSDMGKTWKEVSPDLTRNIAEKQGKGGGPYTNEAVGAENYGTLAYVMESPHEKGVIWTGSDDGLVQVTRDGGTTWKNVTPPGLAECLINAIEVSPFDKATAYIATTRYKFNDHAPGLYKTTDYGATWTKIDNGIPGNAFTRVVREDDVRRDLLFAGTELGVFVSWNGGKEWSPFQLNLPVTPITDLRVHKGNLIAATSGRAFWVLDDLALIRQYKKDTAAFSIFQPAPALLANGGSELNESDEEFTGANKFRGVNPANGIVLYYHLPEVPKTDDITLEIVDAAGKAVRTFSSKKADFKKWDGGPDADATLPKGKGLNRFVWDMRYPLIPGVPGVYIEASYDGHKAIPGTYRFTLKMGTQSAVTEAEIQPNPLYPTTASGYREYHAIMSQMETDVTAMHKAVNSLYEKQKQLEAIHAALPAGDKFAAVKRDADALLKKMKAWDDAMVQRKAKAYDDVENFVNMFTANYLFLVNQTESDVPRVNQSSLDMLEKMNAEWTALRRRSEDILGTDLPALNKKLWDLGYGAIWKN, from the coding sequence ATGACTCAACGACTCCTGCTCCTTCTTGTTCTCTGTGGCGCGGCCGTGACGGTGTCAGCGCAGGCCCCTCCCCAGGTGGCATCTCCCACGGCCGACGACCTCAACGCGTTCTTCAAACCGGTGAAGTGGCGGTCCATCGGGCCGTTTCGCGGCGGACGCTCCGTGGCCAGCACCGGCGTACCTGGCGACCCGAAGACCTATTACATGGGCACGACGGGCGGCGGCTTGTGGAAGACAGACGACATGGGCATCAGCTGGCGCAACGTGTCGGATGGCTTCTTCAAGACCGGATCGGTCGGTGCGGTGGCCGTGGCCGAAAGCGATGTGAACGTCGTCTACGTCGGCATGGGCGAACACGCCGTGCGCGGCGTCATGACGCACCACGGGGACGGCGTCTACCGCTCCACCGACGCGGGCAAGACGTGGAAACACATGGGCCTGGCCGAGACGCAGCACATTTCCCGCATCATCGTGCACCCGAAGAATCCCGACATCGTGTACGTGGCGGCGCAGGGCGCGCTGTACAGTTCGTCGAAACAGCGCGGCGTGTTCAAGTCCACGGACGGCGGCACCACCTGGAAGAACGTGCTCTTCGTCGACGAGCGGACGGGCTCCTCGGAGCTCTCGATGGACGCGACGAACCCACGCATCATGTATGCGGCGATGTGGGAATACGGCCGTCTGCCGTGGAAAGTCATCAGCGGCGGCCCCGGTGGCGGCCTCTACAAGTCCATCGACAGCGGCGAGACCTGGGAACGGATGAAGGAGGGCCTTCCAGAGGAAATGGGCAAGATGGCGATCGCCGTCAGCCGGTCCAACCCCGAGAAGGTGTACGCACTGATCGAAAGCGACTCGAACAAGGACGAGCGCGGCCTGTACGTGTCGACCAACGCCGGCAAGAGCTGGAGTAAAGTCTCGGGCGACTCGCGCCTGGTCCAGCGCGCGTGGTACTACATCGAACTCTTTATCGATCCGAAAAACGAAAACACCATCTACGTCCTGAGCGCGCCGATGTTGCGTTCAGACGACGGCGGAAAGACCTGGACCGTGATGTCGGCGCCGCATGGCGACTACCACGACCTGTGGATCAACCCGCAGAACCCGGACAACTTCGTCGTCTCAAATGACGGCGGCGCTTCGATCACGTTTGACCGGGGCAAGAGCTGGGGTGTGCAAAGCAACATGCCCACCGCGCAGTTCTACCGCATCAACGTGGACAACCAGTTCCCCTACCGCATCTATGCGGGCCAGCAGGACAACTCGTCGGTGTCGATTGCCAGTCGGGAGTTTGGCGCCGGCGGCATCACCGCCGCTGGCTGGACATCGTCGGCCGGAGGCGAGAGCGCGTTTCTGGCGTTTGATCCCGACAACCCGAGATTCGTGCTCGGCGGCAGCTACCAGGGCACGATTGAAGTGCTCGACACAAAAGCCTCGGCCGGCACAAACGTCATGGCGGCGCCCATTCAGTACCTTGGCATGGACGCCAGGGACATGAAGTATCGCTACAACTGGAACGCGCCGATCATCTGGAGCAAACACGAGCCGAACACCTACTATCACGGCGCACAGTTCCTGCTGAAGACCTCGGATATGGGCAAGACCTGGAAGGAAGTCTCGCCCGACCTGACGCGCAACATCGCAGAGAAGCAGGGCAAAGGCGGCGGCCCGTACACCAACGAAGCCGTTGGAGCCGAGAACTACGGCACCCTCGCCTACGTCATGGAATCGCCGCACGAAAAAGGCGTCATCTGGACCGGCAGCGACGATGGACTGGTGCAGGTGACGAGGGACGGCGGCACGACATGGAAGAACGTCACCCCGCCGGGCCTGGCCGAGTGCCTGATCAATGCGATCGAGGTCTCCCCGTTCGACAAAGCGACGGCCTACATCGCCACCACGCGATACAAATTCAACGATCACGCGCCCGGCCTCTACAAGACCACCGACTATGGCGCGACGTGGACGAAGATCGACAACGGCATCCCGGGCAACGCCTTCACCCGCGTCGTACGCGAGGACGACGTCAGACGTGACCTGCTCTTCGCGGGCACGGAACTCGGCGTTTTCGTCTCGTGGAACGGCGGCAAGGAGTGGTCGCCCTTCCAGTTGAACCTGCCGGTGACGCCAATCACCGACCTGCGGGTGCACAAGGGGAACCTGATCGCGGCCACATCGGGCCGTGCGTTCTGGGTCCTCGACGACCTCGCACTGATTCGACAGTACAAGAAGGACACGGCAGCCTTCTCGATCTTCCAGCCGGCCCCAGCGCTGCTCGCCAATGGCGGGAGCGAACTCAATGAGTCGGACGAAGAGTTCACCGGAGCCAACAAGTTCCGTGGCGTGAATCCTGCCAACGGCATCGTGCTCTATTACCACCTGCCCGAAGTGCCAAAGACCGACGACATCACACTTGAGATCGTGGATGCGGCGGGAAAGGCCGTGCGCACGTTCTCCTCTAAAAAGGCCGACTTTAAGAAATGGGACGGCGGCCCCGACGCTGATGCCACGCTGCCCAAGGGCAAAGGTTTGAACCGCTTTGTCTGGGACATGCGGTATCCCCTCATCCCCGGGGTGCCTGGGGTCTACATCGAGGCGAGCTATGACGGGCACAAGGCCATTCCCGGCACGTATCGATTCACCCTCAAGATGGGCACGCAGTCGGCCGTCACCGAAGCGGAGATCCAACCCAATCCGCTCTACCCCACCACCGCCTCCGGCTACAGGGAGTATCACGCGATCATGTCGCAGATGGAGACTGACGTGACCGCGATGCACAAGGCCGTCAACAGTCTCTACGAGAAACAGAAACAGCTCGAGGCCATCCACGCGGCACTACCCGCGGGTGACAAGTTCGCGGCCGTCAAGCGCGATGCCGACGCGCTCCTCAAGAAGATGAAGGCGTGGGACGACGCCATGGTGCAGCGCAAAGCCAAGGCCTACGACGACGTGGAGAATTTTGTGAACATGTTCACGGCCAACTACCTGTTCCTGGTCAACCAGACCGAGAGCGATGTGCCCCGGGTGAACCAGTCGTCACTCGACATGCTCGAGAAGATGAACGCCGAATGGACGGCGCTCAGGCGCCGCTCCGAAGACATCCTCGGCACCGACCTTCCGGCGTTGAACAAGAAGCTGTGGGATCTCGGCTACGGCGCGATCTGGAAGAACTGA
- a CDS encoding carboxypeptidase regulatory-like domain-containing protein, with protein sequence MSAQLHQYFGAPLVIAGANTVAGVTFDLEVGARIAGVITDDVSGLPIPGVSVSIVELSGLTVANGTTNSLGEYISGVGLPTGSYYVRTNNSLGYINELHNNISCATGCSLATGATVLATAGNARQASTSACRRVAEHRAR encoded by the coding sequence ATGTCCGCTCAACTGCACCAATATTTTGGCGCACCGCTCGTGATCGCGGGTGCCAACACCGTGGCGGGCGTGACCTTCGACCTTGAGGTCGGTGCGCGTATCGCTGGCGTGATTACTGATGACGTAAGCGGGCTGCCGATTCCCGGCGTGTCAGTCTCGATCGTTGAACTCTCGGGCTTGACGGTCGCGAACGGGACCACCAACTCGTTGGGCGAGTACATCAGCGGCGTCGGCCTGCCGACAGGCAGCTACTACGTCCGGACGAACAACAGCCTTGGCTATATCAACGAGCTGCATAACAACATCAGCTGCGCCACCGGGTGTTCCCTGGCAACAGGCGCGACGGTGCTCGCAACCGCTGGGAATGCACGACAGGCGTCAACTTCGGCCTGTCGGCGGGTGGCAGAGCATCGGGCCAGGTGA
- a CDS encoding PxKF domain-containing protein, with translation MGYINELFGGTACVGNCVVTAGTAISVTSPATTSGVNFQLSAGGRISGTVTEFGGGVLSGVSVTIYNSAGVAVSGSSTNALGIYRTTAGLPDGTYTARTFNGQGLINQLYSGTTCLGQCDVTLGAGITIAGLAEVSGVDFALTRGARVSGTITNGGNPVPGALGSVYNSANVRVATGQADGSGNFVTSEGLPPDTYFARSDNSVGLVNQVYSGIDCFVVCDPTTGTGIALSGTGITGGINFALTPDADGDADGIVNTIDPLPAAFSNDFNDLLQGGTSDGTISNRDTWTIKVGDVSPSGIQIDLSGVGGAAATFDVCALNGTQRILLDVAGESAVYACDATTGSTSVRALNALPIVELRDPATGPGIIIQLGTGQGATTGSPVTALSSNTDAITVIIVDGTGSPIGSFELDAGESALVVVNPDGSADAEVIEGVVEITVRGESVVLEPGETYDFPPPVGPGYTFTGFFSPLSNPPAVNIENAGHVIPVLFSLGGPQGLDVLAPGFPKAQPMSCTDWTPLGPAVSTNAFLGVGLTYLAGPDRYAYLWKTDSAWTGTCRQLQVMLDDGSTHVANIKFKGFTFTGFFSPVKNPPFLNNENAGSFVQLHFSLGGFEGFDVFAGGSPTSQQINCSTKAPIGVPQAIGSPSGLLYNPFNGRYTYVWKTQNSWKNTCREFQATFDDGTTKTAWFKFK, from the coding sequence TTGGGTTATATCAACGAGCTGTTCGGCGGCACCGCGTGCGTGGGCAACTGCGTGGTCACGGCCGGCACGGCGATCTCGGTGACCAGCCCTGCGACCACAAGCGGTGTGAACTTCCAATTGTCGGCCGGTGGCCGCATCAGCGGCACCGTCACCGAGTTCGGCGGTGGAGTGCTCTCCGGTGTCTCAGTGACCATCTACAACTCCGCCGGTGTGGCAGTCAGCGGCAGCAGCACCAATGCGCTCGGCATTTACCGGACCACCGCTGGCCTGCCTGACGGGACGTATACCGCACGCACGTTTAATGGCCAGGGGCTCATCAACCAGCTCTACAGTGGCACGACCTGCCTTGGCCAGTGCGATGTGACACTGGGCGCCGGAATCACCATCGCCGGCCTTGCGGAAGTGTCGGGGGTCGACTTCGCTCTGACGCGGGGCGCCCGGGTTTCAGGCACCATCACGAACGGGGGCAATCCCGTTCCTGGGGCGTTGGGCTCGGTCTACAACAGCGCCAACGTGCGGGTGGCCACTGGCCAGGCCGACGGCAGCGGCAATTTCGTCACCAGTGAGGGACTGCCGCCTGACACCTACTTCGCGAGGTCCGACAACAGCGTGGGCCTGGTCAATCAGGTGTACTCCGGTATCGACTGCTTCGTGGTGTGCGACCCGACCACCGGTACAGGGATCGCTCTCTCCGGAACCGGCATCACGGGCGGCATCAACTTCGCGCTGACACCAGACGCCGACGGCGACGCAGACGGTATCGTCAACACCATCGACCCGCTGCCCGCCGCGTTCTCGAACGACTTCAACGACCTGCTCCAGGGCGGCACCAGCGACGGAACGATCTCGAACCGCGACACGTGGACCATCAAGGTGGGCGACGTTAGCCCGAGCGGTATCCAGATTGACCTGTCCGGGGTGGGCGGCGCCGCAGCCACCTTCGACGTCTGCGCCCTCAACGGGACACAGCGCATCCTGCTGGATGTTGCCGGTGAAAGCGCCGTCTACGCGTGCGACGCGACGACGGGCAGCACGTCGGTGCGCGCGCTCAATGCGCTTCCGATTGTCGAACTGCGCGACCCGGCTACCGGGCCGGGCATCATCATCCAACTGGGCACCGGACAGGGCGCAACGACGGGCAGCCCCGTGACGGCGCTCTCCAGCAACACGGACGCCATCACCGTCATCATCGTTGATGGCACCGGCTCGCCGATCGGGTCGTTCGAGCTCGACGCCGGCGAATCCGCGCTTGTGGTGGTCAATCCCGACGGCAGTGCTGATGCCGAAGTGATCGAGGGCGTCGTCGAAATCACCGTGCGTGGTGAATCGGTGGTCCTTGAACCTGGTGAGACGTACGACTTCCCGCCGCCGGTGGGACCGGGCTACACGTTCACCGGCTTCTTCTCGCCGCTGTCGAATCCGCCGGCCGTCAATATCGAGAACGCGGGCCACGTCATCCCTGTGCTCTTCAGCCTCGGCGGTCCGCAGGGGCTGGACGTGCTGGCGCCTGGATTCCCGAAGGCGCAGCCGATGTCGTGCACGGATTGGACACCGCTCGGGCCGGCCGTGTCGACGAATGCGTTCCTGGGTGTGGGCCTGACCTATCTGGCGGGACCCGACCGCTACGCGTACCTCTGGAAGACAGACTCGGCGTGGACGGGCACCTGCCGGCAGCTGCAGGTCATGCTCGACGACGGCTCGACGCACGTGGCGAACATCAAGTTCAAGGGCTTCACCTTCACGGGCTTCTTCTCGCCGGTGAAGAATCCGCCATTCCTGAACAACGAGAACGCAGGGTCCTTCGTCCAACTGCACTTCTCGCTGGGCGGCTTCGAGGGCTTTGATGTCTTCGCGGGTGGGTCACCGACGTCTCAGCAGATCAACTGCTCGACCAAGGCGCCCATCGGTGTACCTCAGGCCATCGGGTCACCAAGCGGCCTGCTGTACAACCCGTTCAACGGGCGCTACACCTACGTCTGGAAGACCCAAAATTCCTGGAAGAACACCTGTCGTGAATTCCAGGCTACGTTCGACGACGGCACCACCAAGACCGCTTGGTTCAAGTTCAAGTAG
- a CDS encoding carboxypeptidase regulatory-like domain-containing protein, with amino-acid sequence MPAQPRHRCRRHHRRRDVRRRLRPLLGGTITGTVTTGGGATPLGNLNVQIVNAATNAITGDTTDASGNFSVKGLPDGHTTLAQVMCRATSMRSTTTSNVRSTAPIFWRTARDRGCQHRGGRDLRP; translated from the coding sequence GTGCCAGCTCAGCCTCGGCACCGATGTCGGCGTCACCACCGGCGCCGTGACGTCAGGCGTCGACTTCGGCCTCTCCTGGGCGGCACCATCACTGGCACGGTCACGACCGGCGGCGGGGCCACGCCGCTCGGCAACCTGAACGTGCAGATTGTGAACGCGGCGACCAATGCGATCACGGGTGATACGACCGACGCCTCGGGCAACTTCAGCGTGAAAGGCCTGCCCGACGGGCATACTACGCTCGCACAAGTAATGTGCAGGGCTACATCAATGAGGTCTACAACAACCTCCAATGTCCGCTCAACTGCACCAATATTTTGGCGCACCGCTCGTGATCGCGGGTGCCAACACCGTGGCGGGCGTGACCTTCGACCTTGA
- a CDS encoding ABC transporter permease encodes MLNDLRYAWGQLRRTTGFTVVAVVTLGLGIAANTTFFGLIDAAVWRPMRAISLEDTYDVQVVRPPRPRVPGQKGFFDWSQRPLTLPQLEYLKSVPELGIVAVGGISGRKVTAQTAHDAGRLAMEITRGDYAGVTRMRPIHGRLAGLANDGPGTGAQLVISERIWRLWFRADVASVGRDTIRINQQAFTVAGVVPAAQSHQGTDIWMAAETWTGADPTMADGFASSLVRFRPGADPERLRQMIDQSLAAGPAPPLSEFRTRLGTFAPALAQASTVRMTWLVMALSILVLFAACANLANMLYARAAARTGEIAVRLALGASPARVFRLFVFEAAIIAGLAALAGATLAWLGLRYVNNALPGATLDRYTGMPLDISPDWRMFVYAVAAGGFAALVVGGLTAWRGSRTSPLRLCGSSGTAQSTSSGGTWTRTALVAVQVGAAVVLLLGTGLYLIRALSEDAASHTFETSRLATAQIVFDGDRFNATQVPDMLQRVVTAVEQLEGIDAGAIADGMFGAMYARANGMLSLTAEDEREPGTLSRRRLLTGLQAAVSPGFLDVLGLKVLSGRNLRPTDLDGAPEVVLISETAARTLWPEMDPLGRRVRLAGDRRWFTVVGTFEDPMRQGQAASSTCSPCVALTSWAQMKGHREWLVVLRAERPGVAVQQLRPAVDAINPDVPVFNATVADRSIFSATNAAIALSGLVGVLGLVSLAIAALGVYGVMSYSVSRRTKEFGIRLALGATPSRIVRAVVDDAVHLVLVGLLPGVLLASWATRAFEARIVNLMPNDIPTWFAVPTLILMIGIFAAWIPARRASRVDPNVALREL; translated from the coding sequence ATGCTCAACGATCTTCGATACGCGTGGGGGCAGCTTCGACGGACGACGGGATTCACGGTGGTCGCCGTCGTCACGCTCGGGCTTGGGATCGCTGCCAACACCACATTCTTCGGGCTGATCGACGCGGCCGTGTGGCGGCCCATGCGCGCGATCAGTCTCGAGGATACGTATGACGTGCAGGTGGTCCGCCCACCTCGACCCCGTGTACCCGGCCAGAAGGGGTTCTTCGACTGGTCGCAGCGCCCCTTGACGTTGCCGCAACTGGAGTACCTGAAGTCGGTTCCCGAGTTGGGCATCGTCGCGGTCGGTGGCATCAGTGGGCGCAAGGTCACCGCGCAGACCGCCCACGACGCCGGGCGCCTGGCAATGGAGATCACGCGGGGTGACTACGCCGGCGTGACCCGTATGCGGCCGATCCACGGACGGCTCGCTGGCCTCGCGAATGATGGTCCGGGCACCGGGGCGCAGCTCGTGATCAGCGAGCGAATCTGGAGGCTGTGGTTCAGGGCTGACGTTGCGTCCGTTGGCCGCGACACGATCAGGATCAACCAGCAGGCGTTTACCGTGGCCGGCGTGGTGCCGGCTGCCCAGTCTCATCAGGGCACAGACATCTGGATGGCCGCAGAGACCTGGACGGGCGCTGACCCAACTATGGCAGATGGATTCGCCTCTTCGCTGGTACGGTTCCGCCCGGGCGCCGATCCCGAACGCCTGCGTCAGATGATTGACCAGTCGCTGGCGGCGGGCCCAGCGCCACCGCTGTCTGAATTCAGGACGCGCCTGGGTACTTTCGCTCCGGCGCTGGCGCAGGCGTCGACGGTGCGAATGACCTGGCTTGTGATGGCGCTCTCGATACTGGTGTTGTTCGCCGCATGCGCGAACCTGGCGAACATGCTCTATGCGCGTGCGGCGGCGCGGACCGGAGAGATTGCCGTTCGGCTGGCGCTCGGCGCCAGCCCGGCCAGGGTGTTCAGGCTCTTTGTGTTCGAGGCCGCCATCATCGCCGGCCTCGCGGCACTTGCCGGCGCGACGCTGGCCTGGCTGGGGCTGCGATATGTGAACAACGCCCTGCCAGGCGCGACGCTGGATCGCTATACCGGGATGCCTCTCGACATTTCACCCGACTGGCGCATGTTCGTGTATGCCGTTGCCGCGGGTGGCTTCGCGGCGCTCGTGGTGGGTGGGCTGACGGCGTGGCGGGGCAGCCGCACATCGCCCCTCCGCTTGTGTGGTTCGTCTGGCACCGCTCAAAGCACGAGTAGCGGCGGCACATGGACGCGCACAGCACTGGTCGCGGTGCAGGTCGGCGCAGCCGTCGTCTTGCTGCTTGGGACCGGGTTGTATTTGATTCGTGCGCTGTCGGAAGACGCGGCGTCCCATACGTTCGAGACCAGCAGACTTGCGACGGCGCAGATCGTGTTCGATGGGGATCGGTTCAATGCGACCCAGGTGCCGGATATGTTGCAGCGCGTGGTGACAGCCGTCGAGCAGCTCGAGGGAATCGACGCCGGCGCAATTGCCGATGGCATGTTCGGAGCGATGTATGCGCGGGCCAACGGCATGCTGAGTCTCACGGCCGAGGACGAGCGGGAACCGGGCACGCTGAGCCGTCGCCGGCTGTTGACGGGGTTGCAAGCCGCTGTATCTCCTGGTTTTTTGGACGTGCTTGGCCTCAAAGTGCTGAGTGGGCGCAATCTTCGCCCCACTGATCTTGATGGCGCACCCGAAGTCGTGTTGATCAGCGAAACCGCCGCCCGGACACTGTGGCCGGAGATGGACCCGCTTGGCAGGCGCGTTCGCCTTGCGGGCGATCGCCGGTGGTTCACCGTGGTTGGCACATTCGAAGATCCGATGCGTCAGGGGCAGGCGGCCTCGTCGACGTGCAGTCCGTGTGTGGCCCTCACGTCATGGGCGCAAATGAAGGGGCACCGGGAATGGCTCGTCGTCTTGCGAGCGGAACGGCCTGGCGTCGCGGTGCAGCAGTTGAGGCCGGCCGTGGATGCCATCAATCCGGACGTTCCCGTCTTCAACGCGACCGTGGCGGACCGTTCGATCTTCAGCGCAACCAATGCGGCGATTGCGCTCAGCGGCCTGGTCGGAGTGCTCGGACTGGTGTCGCTCGCCATCGCGGCACTCGGCGTCTACGGCGTCATGTCGTATTCGGTGAGCCGCCGCACAAAGGAGTTCGGCATTCGCCTCGCCCTTGGCGCCACGCCGTCTCGCATCGTGCGTGCGGTGGTAGACGACGCGGTGCATCTGGTGCTGGTCGGTCTGCTGCCGGGCGTGTTGCTGGCGAGCTGGGCCACACGTGCGTTCGAGGCGCGAATCGTGAATCTCATGCCGAATGACATCCCGACATGGTTCGCGGTGCCGACGCTCATCTTGATGATCGGCATCTTCGCCGCCTGGATCCCGGCGCGCCGCGCGTCGCGCGTCGACCCGAACGTCGCGCTCCGAGAGCTGTAG
- a CDS encoding carboxypeptidase regulatory-like domain-containing protein, with product MSTNLGYINEIWNNVQCQFSCQLTSAAPIVVTAGGTASGINFDLEQGARFSGSVENGGSTALAGVQIDVRNIANQSVASATTAADGTFTTSPGVPAGDYFLKTSNAPSYINETNDGQPCIGFCDLEGRTPVTAAAGSLTTGVDFVLDPGGSISGTVLNALSAPLQNVTVNVVSITGSTITSGFTNAAGQFTSRDGLLPGTYYLTTTNGLGYINQVYPAIPCLPSCTVSSGTPVNIVGTGSVTGINFSMVAGGRITGHVTGAGGVDLSGVTVSVINAAGTTFSTGFTDANGNYTTGTGLPNGFTTSAQATRGV from the coding sequence GTGTCGACCAACCTTGGCTATATCAATGAAATCTGGAACAACGTCCAGTGCCAGTTCAGCTGCCAGCTGACCAGCGCCGCCCCCATCGTCGTGACCGCGGGCGGCACCGCGTCGGGCATCAATTTTGACCTTGAGCAGGGCGCCCGGTTTTCGGGGTCCGTCGAGAACGGTGGGTCGACCGCACTGGCCGGTGTCCAAATCGACGTCCGGAATATCGCCAACCAGTCGGTGGCCTCAGCCACCACGGCCGCAGACGGCACCTTTACGACAAGCCCCGGCGTCCCGGCCGGCGACTACTTCCTGAAGACGTCGAACGCGCCGTCGTACATCAACGAAACCAACGACGGCCAGCCGTGTATCGGCTTCTGCGACCTTGAGGGCCGGACTCCGGTCACAGCGGCTGCAGGCTCCCTGACCACCGGCGTCGATTTTGTGCTCGACCCTGGCGGCAGCATCTCCGGCACCGTCCTCAACGCACTGTCAGCCCCGTTGCAGAACGTGACCGTCAACGTGGTGTCGATTACCGGTTCCACGATTACCTCTGGTTTCACGAATGCGGCAGGGCAGTTTACGTCGCGCGACGGGTTACTGCCCGGCACCTACTACCTGACAACCACCAACGGCCTTGGCTACATCAACCAGGTCTACCCGGCCATTCCGTGCCTGCCGAGCTGCACGGTGTCGTCGGGCACGCCCGTCAATATCGTGGGGACCGGCAGCGTGACCGGAATCAACTTCTCGATGGTGGCAGGTGGGCGTATCACCGGCCATGTCACCGGCGCCGGCGGCGTTGACCTGTCGGGCGTCACGGTATCTGTCATCAATGCGGCAGGCACCACGTTCTCAACCGGTTTCACGGACGCCAACGGCAACTACACCACCGGCACCGGGTTGCCGAACGGTTTCACTACCTCCGCACAGGCAACTCGCGGGGTCTGA
- a CDS encoding sigma-70 family RNA polymerase sigma factor: MSIRQTTFDAASTVDITADVTFQMDEEAFGGFYNRTSRLLWAYLARMTGDRQLADDLLQECYYRFLRADARLETESHRRHYLFRIATNLVRDGVRRRRTQPSPVSQEVTPEAMGDPQHVEELNRRLDVTRAMDRLKPRDRAMLWLAYAQGASHDEIARMVGVRPSSMKALLSRARRKLASALGAAPAGGGSAS, from the coding sequence ATGAGCATCCGCCAGACCACCTTCGACGCGGCATCGACGGTTGATATCACCGCCGACGTGACGTTCCAGATGGACGAGGAGGCGTTTGGCGGGTTCTACAACCGGACCTCGCGCCTGCTGTGGGCTTACCTCGCGCGGATGACCGGAGACCGTCAACTGGCCGACGACCTGCTGCAGGAGTGTTACTACCGGTTCCTGCGCGCAGACGCGCGGCTCGAGACCGAATCACATCGTCGCCACTACCTCTTCCGCATCGCGACCAATCTGGTGCGCGATGGTGTGCGTCGCCGGCGCACGCAGCCGTCCCCGGTGTCACAGGAAGTCACGCCAGAGGCCATGGGCGACCCACAACACGTGGAAGAGCTGAACCGGCGCCTGGATGTGACGCGCGCCATGGACCGCCTCAAGCCCCGGGATCGCGCGATGTTGTGGCTGGCCTACGCGCAGGGCGCCTCGCACGATGAGATTGCCCGCATGGTGGGTGTGCGGCCGTCGAGCATGAAGGCGCTGTTGAGCCGCGCCCGTCGCAAACTCGCGAGTGCATTGGGTGCCGCGCCAGCCGGGGGAGGCAGCGCGTCATGA